Proteins encoded together in one Saccopteryx leptura isolate mSacLep1 chromosome 7, mSacLep1_pri_phased_curated, whole genome shotgun sequence window:
- the WDFY1 gene encoding WD repeat and FYVE domain-containing protein 1 isoform X2, protein MTYHHDSRRIFVGQDNGAVMEFHVSEDFNKMNFIKTYPAHQNRVSAIIFSVATEWVVSTGHDKCVSWTSTRTGDTLGRHVFASWAACLQYDFDTQYAFVGDYSGQITLLKLEQNTCSVITTLKGHEGSVTCLWWDPIQRLLFSGASDNSIIMWDIGGRKGRTLLLQGHHDRVQALCYLQLTRQLVSCSSDGGIAVWNMDVSREEAPQWLESDSCQKCEQPFFWNLKQMWDTKTLGLRQHHCRKCGQAVCGKCSSKRSSYPVMGFEFQVRMCDSCYDSIKDEDRTSLATFHEGKHNISHMSMDVARGLMVTCGTDRVVKIWDMTPVVGCSLATGFSPH, encoded by the exons ATGACTTACCATCACGACAGCAGGCGGATATTTGTGGGCCAGGACAACGGAGCCGTCATG GAGTTTCATGTTTCTgaagattttaataaaatgaacttTATCAAGACCTACCCAG ctcATCAGAACCGAGTGTCCGCAATTATCTTCAGCGTGGCCACGGAGTGGGTGGTCAGCACCGGTCATGACAAGTGCGTCAGCTGGACGAGCACACGGACCGGGGACACGCTCGGGAGGCACGTCTTCGCGTCCTGGGCCGCGTGCTTGCA ATACGACTTTGATACACAGTATGCTTTTGTCGGCGATTATTCTGGGCAGATCACCCTGCTGAAGCTCGAGCAGAACACCTGCTCCGTCATCACCACCCTCAAAGGACACGAAG GGAGCGTCACCTGCCTCTGGTGGGACCCTATTCAACGGCTGCTCTTCTCAGGAGCCTCGGACAACAGCATCATCATGTGGGACATCGGAGGAAGGAAAGGCCGCACGCTCTTGCTCCAGGGCCATCA TGACCGGGTGCAGGCGCTGTGCTACCTGCAGCTCACGCGGCAGCTCGTCTCCTGTTCCTCGGACGGTGGGATCGCCGTGTGGAACATGGACGTGAGCCGAGAGGAG GCTCCCCAGTGGTTAGAGAGTGACTCCTGCCAGAAGTGCGAGCAGCCCTTTTTCTGGAATTTAAAGCAGATGTGGGACACCAAGACCCTGGGGTTGAGACAG CATCACTGCCGGAAGTGCGGGCAGGCCGTCTGCGGGAAGTGCAGCAGCAAGCGCTCCAGCTACCCCGTCATGGGCTTCGAGTTCCAGGTCCGCATGTGTGATTCCTGTTACGACTCCATCAAAGATGAGGA TCGGACTTCTCTAGCAACCTTTCATGAAGGAAAACATAACATTTCCCACATGTCCATGGATGTTGCCAGGGGACTGATGGTGACCTGCGGGACCGATCGCGTTGTGAAG ATTTGGGACATGACGCCTGTGGTGGGTTGCAGCCTGGCCACCGGCTTCTCTCCGCACTGA